In Saprospiraceae bacterium, a genomic segment contains:
- a CDS encoding T9SS type A sorting domain-containing protein, whose translation MTGYSYELDYNVDVVDENTLEVGFYDNGWAAQNATLLHMYKNHGMADWKVVLVGQNGKKVSGKGGVELITFIVEDDLGGFRREDDKIPFFFKNIQSINEEGRILKLQDQVAYLRFTKNEEPTLDPDALIIYPVPASDILTMHLNGKNKLISLALYSLSGNVIKLIENPDAKHNQIELDGIQNGLYLLKAETILGPITKKVEIIR comes from the coding sequence ATGACGGGGTACTCATACGAATTGGATTATAATGTGGATGTCGTTGACGAAAATACACTTGAAGTTGGATTTTATGATAATGGTTGGGCGGCGCAAAATGCGACTTTACTCCATATGTATAAAAACCATGGGATGGCAGATTGGAAAGTGGTTTTGGTAGGGCAAAATGGTAAAAAAGTAAGTGGTAAAGGTGGTGTGGAATTAATAACTTTTATAGTTGAGGATGATCTTGGAGGATTCCGCCGAGAAGATGATAAAATTCCATTTTTCTTTAAAAATATTCAATCTATCAACGAAGAAGGAAGAATTTTAAAATTACAAGATCAAGTGGCTTACTTGCGATTTACTAAAAACGAAGAACCTACTTTAGATCCTGATGCCCTAATTATTTATCCCGTGCCTGCTAGTGATATCTTGACGATGCATTTAAATGGAAAGAATAAATTGATCAGTCTTGCACTGTATTCATTGTCAGGAAATGTCATAAAATTGATTGAAAATCCCGATGCGAAACACAATCAAATCGAACTTGATGGAATTCAAAATGGTTTATACCTGTTAAAGGCAGAAACCATTTTAGGCCCCATCACCAAAAAAGTAGAAATCATTAGATAG
- a CDS encoding response regulator transcription factor, translating into MIRTLIIDDEPLAVEILETYVKQIPELQLHGKCYNAIDANRLIQTEAVDLIFADIQMPQMTGIELMRSLANPPLVIFTTAYPEFAVEGFELNAVDYLLKPIAFDRFLKSVNKAMSKLGSLEKKNDKDLERQDFIFVKADKKLVKLQYDEILFIEGLKDYVIIYTDNSRIVTLQTMKSLEEKLPEQFFVRVHRSYIVNLEKINSIHSDDIEMIVKGQAKQIPIGNNYADHFNKIISKKRI; encoded by the coding sequence ATGATACGAACACTCATTATTGATGACGAACCACTGGCAGTAGAAATTCTGGAGACCTATGTAAAACAGATTCCAGAGCTTCAGCTCCATGGCAAATGTTATAATGCCATTGATGCCAACCGGCTAATACAAACGGAAGCCGTAGATCTCATTTTTGCAGATATTCAAATGCCGCAAATGACGGGAATTGAATTGATGCGAAGCCTCGCAAATCCTCCGTTGGTCATATTTACAACCGCATATCCCGAGTTTGCCGTTGAAGGATTTGAATTGAATGCAGTAGACTATTTGCTCAAACCTATTGCATTTGACCGCTTTTTAAAGTCCGTCAATAAAGCTATGTCAAAATTGGGCTCTTTAGAAAAGAAAAATGATAAGGACCTGGAAAGGCAGGATTTTATTTTTGTAAAGGCGGACAAAAAGTTGGTCAAATTGCAGTACGATGAAATCCTTTTCATTGAAGGACTTAAAGATTATGTCATCATCTATACCGACAATAGTCGCATAGTCACTTTACAAACCATGAAATCCCTGGAAGAAAAATTGCCCGAGCAATTTTTTGTAAGAGTACACAGATCTTACATTGTAAATCTCGAAAAGATCAATTCTATACATTCAGATGACATTGAGATGATCGTCAAAGGACAAGCCAAACAAATTCCGATCGGAAACAACTATGCTGATCACTTTAACAAAATTATCAGCAAGAAAAGGATTTAA